The stretch of DNA AACAaagtaaaaagagaaaaggtcCGCGATACGAACTCATTTCTGTTGGATTTTTCTTGTTTACAGCACACATTTTCGACGAATCTCGAGGTGCAATCGCGTTATGGGGGATTCTCTGTGATACGAGGCGCGAGAAAACGTCGCGAGAAAAGTTCTCAACGATAACTGAATAGCTTTGCACGCGTGATCCGTCCGCTGTTAATTAATTCATGAATACTGCTTAGTTTCCCTTTGGAACATGCAAAACGATCTAACGACGCTAGCCACCGTTTCTCTTTCCGTCTGCTTGTTGggaggaaaattaatttatggacGAAAGTCTGTGCGCGATCATTGCcgcgtttcaattttttcgTTCGCGTGTTTCAAGAGAACGGCGAAAAGTGCGCATCGTACTGCGGTGGCTTTTCACTGAGCTTTTATCGCTTTAGCGCTTATCGTTTCTGTAATCCTCCAACAGCCTTTAAAccctcctcttctttttcttctcctttccaCTTATTTCTATCCAGGAAACGCAAGAAAAAAGGCGTACAAAGGCGAGATCGAACGATAATCGAGAATCGAACGAACGTCCCCTCGTTCCACTTTATCGTTTGCCGATCGTTAATGAAGAATAAGAGAATCCAGGAAAGACGCGCTCAAGAAAAAGAACCATCACAATTTTCTGTCGATcgaagaagagagagaaaaaaaaaagaaaatgaagaagcGGAAGAAAAAGCGAATCGTAACGGGAATTCGAAATCGAGGCGAATCGAAGGGATCGCGTCACGGGAccgatcgattatcgatcgaTTTCACACGGATAGACCGTGTACTGTTTCACCGTTTCAGACGCAGCCTTGATCAAAGCGTTTTCGGTGAAACGGAACAGGTCACCGGAGCCGATAGGTcgcctttccttttttttttctctttcccgCTCTCAGGGATCGATCCATCGAGCATCGACGACGAGGACGACGAACACCTGCTTCCTTTCGACCCGTTCGATGCCGATTAATCGATCTACATCGCCGTCTCTCTTCCTTGTTCCGTCAACGATTTTCAGTTTCTCCTATCGACAACGTCCTTTTTTTCTGGGCTAATTCTTTGTGGTTTTGGTTTTGTGGTGTCTTTGGTACCCGACTACGAACTGCAACCCAACGCAACTGCGACAACTACCATCTACCACCAACTACAACTCTACAACCGTACAACTACAActacaacaacaacaataagAACAGCGTGAGGCCACCTGCACACAATCCGTACTATGTCACAAGCCACGCGGCTGCCGCACAGGCCGTGGCAGCGGCCGCAACCATTCCAGCCGCGGCAACCGGCCCGTTCGTAGACGTAGTTGGCCATCAAGCCCAGTCGACGATTGCCGTTCCAGTAATGCCACCAGGAGCCGGCCGTAGCTTACACTATCACACACACGCAGCGACACACGCATTGCCACAACAGCCACCGCTCACCTACCCCAATTGGGTCCCATTCACGCACTTCGGTTAACGAAAAGACACACGCGTTTTTCTCTCCTTCGTACCATTAGACTTATTATCGAGACGAGCGTTCTTCGTGCTTGCAATTATTGCTCTAACGGGGAAAACGTCGCAAGGGCGAAAAGCAACCGTTTTACAATTAATCCTTTCTTTTGTAAATCGTCAAACGATCAACCTTTAAAGCGTCGACTGAATCGGTTCGTTACGACGAGCTAACGATAATCAAAAGTCCCTTTGCTTCCAACGTTTTCCTCCTAGCATCCTCGTTCCAAGACCACGCGAGTGTCGTTTCGTCCGAGACGAAACCAAAGACTGCAGAAATACGTATTTGTTATATTCTCAAAAGCAAAAGTGAAACTTTTGAATTGGATCGACGGGTTTCGAACGAATCCTCGCGTGGCTTTGGTTCGACGTAGATTAATCGAGAAAGTAGATGGAAATTTCGCGGGAACGCTCTTCTCTTTTAGTTGGAAAAATCGGGTAGATCGTTTTTGCGCGTTTCTCTAGAGAATCGCGAGTCGAGTCAAGTTGTTTTAGGCAATCGAATTCCGTTGAAAATGTCTTAGATGTGCGTAAAAACGGTAGCGAATTAGTCGTCGAATAAGTAGGAAAGATGTTTTCTCGATTTCCATTTATATCGAAAGCAGAGAAGCTTTTTATCGTGATGTTCGATCGAACGCCAGGCGCGGTAGATTTTATCGATTTTTAACTGCCACGTGGAAAtcgtttagaaaaatatttatcgttCTAGTTAGAAGGATTTAcataaatggaaaattttaagagagcatatatatatacgtacatataatatatatatacatacataaataatatatgtacCCTGCTGTTTTTTCGTAGAGATAACGAGAATTTATAGAGGATAAATCGAACCAACGAATAGCAATTATAGGATAAAAATGATGGACTTGAGCTCGGAGCTTAGGGCAGTAAAGGGTTTTTAATAATCGCAACACGCGTTGTCATAGTCTTTCAGATGTTTTTTCTAATTCTTCATATACGTAATACAGACGCATTTCGCAAGTGTTTACGTAAATGTATAGATATTTATACAAGTACAGTTTGTAtagttatatatatatttacgaCGATAATATTTCACGACGTGATCGACTTTACCGCGACGAAACTGTGCAAAGACTTATTAGCATGTAACACGATATGAGCGATCGTTCGACCAGAATATTAGAATAGTATTTTTCTACTTGAACGCAAGGAAAAATCGGATAACCGTACAGGAAAAACCGTGCAACAGGCCGTTTCCACGCCGTGCAATCGACCGCGACGACACATCGCGCGAGTATACGTTTTTCACGTAGAATCTTTCGGAAAATCGAGCATACGCGAGATAACGTCGCGACACACCATTGTAGGAAAAATGATCGATCGAAGTTACGAGGGCTTCGGGTTTTTCCTTATTCTTTTTCAATCGATCCAAGAGGAAGgtaggaaaaataaaagagagagagaaacagAGACGAAAAATCAAAACGGACAATCAGCTTATTGTTAGATACGTTACCCTCGCGAAAATCGAATCGATGCGAGCTGATTACGCGAGTACTCGAGATCAATTAAAAGAAGCGACACACGAACAGACACACACACACTACAAACGTACACACAGAAACACCCAAGCACACGTTCGAGTGTGTGATCTCCATCGCACTAACAAATGCTAACAATTGTCAGAATCAGAGAAAGGGGTGCTCCGCCCCCACCCCCACCCGCCTCGTCGACATCCTCCAACGTGCATTTAAGGAAAAGGTAACAAATCAAGAACAACTATCAGTCGACCAAAAGTAAACCAAATATACGATACGAGCGAGGAGTAATAAGGCATCAGAATCCAGGTCCTGCGAGTTTTTTCTCCTACGAGTCAAAggaacgaaaaaaagaaatcagtCGGAACGATTCGATTTGCCTTCTTGCTCCGGTCGTTTCGTTGGAATCACCACGAGTATTGCTGCCATGTAGACAGCATTTGCTCTGCTTGTATTTATCCTCTTAGTTCGTATCGCACTGCTTGCTTCATACGCACCAGTATCCATTCACAATTTCAACGTAACACATCCAGCCGAACTCTACCCGAATCGTCGACACGATCATACCGTCATTAGTaattttttcgttttattcTCATTAGCAACTCTTCACCGTCATCACCATCGATCACCAATACTAGCAACGATCCAAAAAAAGGTTCGAATTTTTACGATCTCGCCTGCGGCATCTCGGTACGCGTTGCTGTTAAATCATATTTCCTTTTGTTCGCTCGTCACAATTGGACCATAAAGGGCTTCAGGCGGAATTGTGGAAATTAATCGAGCCTGAAAGTGTACATAAAGATACATTACCGTATCCCTCTTTAAGCTAAGATCCGTTTTATACATCGTATACACCCGTAAATACCCGTATAAATATGTGTATATTCCGTAAGCGAATAAGAACCGTGTAAATTCTCCTAGAAATTATATAGTAGTGAACTGTCGGTGCCCGACACTGTGGCTCACCCGAACCAGCTACCCGTTTTACTTTCAACTTTATATCTGCTCGTACAACGTCCTCTGacaaggggaactacccaagtgttacactcacttattaatgaaactttgccaacttgtagagctcgtcgagctgaacatGTCTATAGtcccttttgggggcagacggctaattgtttaaaagatattaacaattacagttagttactccttacattctgaagtatgacaaactcacacatacaactcgcaatctagagatccacggtttaaatccttggttcccaacattttttttaaatgataatttgtctctttttgaataactaataTTCTATACAATTCtaaactaaaattctatattctattttgaataacttaaattttataaaaattgcagtGTATGCAGTGTAGTTCTCCGTGTGAGTGTAAAGAACGCGATTGTAGATTTTATCGTCCGACTTTTCGACGAATTCCCAGGACTTTCTACGAGCGGAATATTATACGAGAATATCCATGTgtgttttatcattttacCAGCCAACGAACATTTCTGTAAATACATTACAACGTTTGTACACGTATCTTGATAGATAGCTGTTGTTCGTGTACCATTGATCCAGGACCAGTGTACGAGTCCAGTCGCATCGATGATCAGAGGGAAGAGCGACCGTCGAAGCGACTGATTTCCCCCCTTTCGCTAGACGTACTTCTCTAATAGAATCCAAAATGAACTTGAAACCACCCTCTCTCTCTGCAATCTTTGAACCACGAAAGACACGAAAGCGCTTCGTGCTTTGAACGTAGAGAGGACACGTTCAATCTTGGACGTATCGAAGCGTTTGCGTTCCTTTCGTTCTCCTTAGATGTTCGATCGACGCGACGATCTGTAGTTCCCTTTTCAACGATCGGCTCCCCACGATTTCGCGGTAGCGTACTTCTCTTCGTCCCTTTCTAATCTACCCCCTCGTAAAAGGAGTAAATTAACTTGAATTCAAAATCTAATGTAacgttaaattttcaacaGGGGCACCAATCCACTGGCGCCGGACGCGGTGGACTTGACTCAGCTGACCTCGGTCAGCGAATGGCTCAACTCCATCAAGATGTCACGGTACGCGGAAAACTTTGAAAGGTCCGGTGTGACCACCTTGGAGGCAGCCGCGCGGGTGACCGTTCAAGAGCTGACGGCACTCGGGGTGACGCTTGTTGGACACCAGAAGAAGATCATGAACAGCGTGACCGCGCTACGAGCGCAAATGTCCGCCACGTCGCAGGGATTTCTCGTTTAATTCGCGCGCTCTCTGCGAATCATTAACGACATACTTGTTTCACGCGAAAAAGCTAGCTTTGATCTATTGCGATCGACGCCGGGATTCGATACGTCCGATCGCGTTCGTTCGAGGGACGCTAGGATCCTAGCGGCATCCTAGTCAGGACGACCAGCCGTTTTTCGCACGAAATGTACGCGTCTTCAGCTCGAGTACCGCGTCGCCCATCGGCGATCTCAGCCTCGAGGAAACGGGAAAGCTACACGCGTATCGTAAAACATTCCAGCGCGACAATCGTGCTCTCCTCGAATTCTGCCTTTCCCATCCCCCCATCGATTCCGACACGACGAACCTGCCGCGCCTGACGACGATCCACCCGAACGCGGCCTAGCGAAAATTAACGCGTATCTTCTTCGCGAAATGTCCGGAACGTCGGCGCGTCGAGAGAAATGGAACTGCCATTGTATAATCACTGCCGTTAAATTAACACGTACGAAAGTATGGATAATACGAAGTCCAACGCGAATCCTGCTCACCGTCGAGACTGTTCATGCACTGAATCGTTGCTCACACGTACATATACACACCATCTTGTGTTTTCACTCGAAACTGACACCGAGATCAGTCTAATATCGCAGCGTTCCTAACTTGTTCTCCGCGATATGCTCACTAATTCAAACACGCGTACACAGTTTCATACGTGTTCACGGTACAGATCATTGCGCGAACAAATAGACGGCCTAAAGTTATTCTCAAAGCCTAACGCGTCTCGCTTCTCTACTCTGTTCAAAGAACGTCGCAAACCCCTGTGAGAAATACTTGTAAGCGACTCGAACGAAAGAAGGAGCAACAGAGAAGCGGATGAAAACGAAAAGTCTCCGATAACGAGCCTAATGCCGTATTTTACGTCCCGTACAGCGAATATTTTGTAGTTCTTGTTGATAACGCTTAGTCGATGTACAACTACGATTGATATACGCGATTGTGATACAGATACACAGCCACAGAGGAACCCACACCGTTACAATTTGATCCGGCTTTTGCGAGGAAACGATAGCGCGAAATCGATCGAAATTACCAACTTAGAGTATACATATACCACGATTAAACTGataagagaaagagagaaaataaagTATAGGTACCTGTTGATTAAACGAAGGAAAAAAGGACGAATAAAGAAGCAGGAATATGTGCCAATAATGCGAAGGGAAGGGTGAAAACGTGTGCGTGAACGAGGGGAAATGTTTGCGTGAGAGGGAAATTAGGATGGTGCGAACGTCGATCGCGATTATTGTATCGTGGATAATTTGTGAGGCGAAGAAAATAGGGTTTCGAGGAAATCGTCGAACGCGTGCGTTGCCCCTCGACGTAACGTAAAACATATCAAGGCGTATTTAGGACAAATGGGAAACGAACGAAGCGAGGAAGGGTGTTCGAACGCGCGACCAGCGTATCGATACAATTTCTCGACGAGCTAAACGAAACTCTGACGGCTGTTTCGAAACGATCGAGTATCTTTTCGAACAGTTTGCGACGTCCGCAAAGACAGCGTGTACCGCGAGTGTAGCAACGACGACGTTTAGGTTCGTTTGAGGGAAGGAAGAAGACTCGTTTCGTTCGGATGGATGGTCTGTATCTCGTTTACACATCCACGTTCGCTGATCGCAAAGACTGCTTTCCCAGGCAGACTGAAATCGGGGAGGGAAAGGGCCCGTTGACCGCGACAGGGCCGAACCTTTGAAATCGATGATCGACGGACAACTCGAACGCTTCCAAGCACCTCGGGCGAGCCACgggaaatttttattcttaatttaaCGAATTACGCTATGAATACAGTTGGTAAGGTCGACGTTCCGATAGACGAGAGGAGAAGGTGCGAACGAAGGGAACGTTGATCACcctcgatcgatcgatcggtacGACGAGCCTGCCAATTAGGAGATCCTCCCTCGGAGGTCGTTCCTTTTGCGTTCGAAAAATGTAAAGGAAGGTCCTGGAGGTGGGGGCTTTCGTTCGAAGCGCAGCGTTTCGTGACCGGAGGGGCTGGAAGGTTGCGTCGCGAACGTAAAGTGCTCTGTTAGGGGAGAAAGAGACCGGAAGCTACTGAAAATGGCGACGATTTAAGAAGCAATAAGTGAATACATGCAAATGCAGATTTTTATATAGAGAATGTTaacaaatttcagaaaatattaattatcgatAGCGTAAAACTATCTTCCTAAATGTTCGTATTAAAGGTTAATGAGAAATAAGGTAAAGCGTAAGGAGCGACGAACTCGCGTGGAGTCCCAACCGAACGCCAAGATATCGAGAGAGATCGAATGCGAGTCagcgagaaagagaaagaatgagAGAGTATGTTTGCGTGTATGAgaagagaggagagagagCAGCATTGTCGCACTATAATTCTAATTTCCCGCGATCGACCGGACAGACTTCGGCCGGGACTCCGCAAGAGAacaaaagatttaaaaaaagaagaagaagaataagagTTTTTCAGGAACTTTCAGCTGTAACTGTTTGTGTCTAGCGACGAACCTGCGAGTGCGACCTGAAGTTTTGAGAATGTCGATAGTTTCagcaaaataatatttagatTTCATAGATCTCTATCGATATTACACGATCGTAGACACGAAACGAGCAGATGATAATTAGTTAGAGCGTAAAGGATATCTTATTAGAAACATTTTTCGATTCCATTTTAGTCTTTCGAGTTCTGCCAGCTAAAGGCGACCCTCTTTATCCCGAATAATCGCCtctgtttcctttttcctcttttcccaATCGATGCCTATCATCCTCTAACTTCTAATCAGCTTACACTTTCAAAGCTTTCGATCGTACTTCATGTCCACGTATTTTcgttctctctctttctctttttcacaCATACGAAACACTGTCTCTTCCCTTCTGTTTCCatgctttttattttattaagagACGGGGATCCGAGAAACGAGAATACCGAGAAAAAAGGAACAACGATAGGAAAATATCTTAATCGAATGAAAATTCTTCTCGATTCGCGCGAACAGACATCGGTTGACTGCTTCTCCTCCTGTCGTCTTCCTTTTTCCTTAActatgtatttttatatcgTCAATTacatttctcttctctttctatctttctctctctctctctctctctctctgtctatctctttctctttttcctcctctttaatttttatttttaataatcattaTTCTTTCTATCGAGGTACCTCCTCGAATCATTCCTTCACTTTTATACCTGTATTCGATTAACACTTCTGTATTACTATTTATTAAAAGCAAACAAAGTCTTATTTATTGTTTAGAGATCTGACTAAATTAAAAAGAACGTTCTAATTGTGGTAGATTATCTATTCACCTTGTTAGAATTGTGCAAAAGGGGacgagagaaaggaaggaaaaaagatATGTGCATTGTTTTCTTTAACCTTAGAGTTTCCAGAAATACTGCCGCCgtgtaaaaaaagaagagactaaggaaagaaaagaaatgccGTAACGCAACATCATAGATACGATCGTCGAGTCTCTAAGCAGCTATGTTATCGATTAGTTAAGCGTTTTTTTATAAACGACCTACGTGCACACGTTCAATTTCTCtgccgttttttttttaaattttttttaattttgtttttacacAAATCATTCTTCTTTTCTGTCAGTCTGTTTACAGCGAACTTTGTCAAAGTACCTGCTTCGAAAacgaaaagcaaagaaacaaaatgaattaaaaaaaagaaagaaaagcatATATGAAATTCGCGAGATGACAAAGCACACAGGTACCGTCCcgtatatattataaatagcTCATCTACTATCACGTACACGCATCATAATTTATGTATACTCGTCGAACTGAGTTTTTATAGAATTGGTTCAACGAATCGCCACCGTGTGTCCTCGATTCATTGTATAAAACAAAGCGACAAAGCGCAACAGATGCAATAAGAGAGTTGATGTCAACAGATTTTGGAATGTGTCTAAAAACATTTTTCCTATGGTGTTGTCAAGACGATGTTGAATGTAAATaagatataataaataatatacctTATACGATGTAAAAATACCTCTATCATTTTACCTCGTATTTATTTAGAAACTTTATCATCAATTTTCACTGTTGCGCCTCGAGTaagataatttaaaattgcGCAAAGTTTCCCGCCCTTACGGTGGAGCGCGAAAACAGTTGGATAAAAAGATCTCTGTAATACCATCCGACCATAATCGCCTCCGGAAACATAGTTCAACTGTTCATTACTAGATGGCAAATTTATTTTAGATCACGCGTGCGCACAATAAGCCCTGTTCGAGGTAGTCGCTTCCTTTTCCGTTTGCTTCTGTAAAAGGTTTGTTCGAATTTTGTATAGTTTATAAGTATCGGTATTATTCGCGGTAATCATTAAAGGTGAAGGAGTTAAAACATTCGTTTCAGATACTTGGTGTTTTGGCGATATAATACAGTGTAATATGTACGAACCTTTTTTCTAACGAAGGAACGTTTATTTCAGAATCAACATGGTACAGCGACTAACCTATCGACGACGGTTGTCATACAACACAAAAAGCAACAGGAGACGTGTGTGAGTGTTACTTTCGTGGAAAAGCAATAAAAACCTTTTGATCGTGCGTTTCTAtttctctatttatttttgtacgacatgaaaaatttttttcggATGTTCAGTGCATAAGTTTCTTATCGTTTGAGGTTATGTTTTGGTTTACATTTCAGCAGTGTAAATATCATTTGAGTTCATTATTTCAAGTAACTGCGTTACATTTTAACATGGTTTAATCTGATATCCATTTATATTTGatcgttttattaaaattatacatgTTACTATTATTCCTGTAGTTACAGTAAAGTACCCAACAATGGTACTGACCATCTTTTGTTTTTGCAGGGTGCGTACTCCTGGTGGAAAATTAGTATATCAGTATCTTAAGAAGCCAAAAAAGATACCCAGATGTGGGCAGTGCAAAGATAAACTTAGAGGTATCCAGCCTGCCAGGCCTATGGAAAGATCACGTATGTGCAGACGTAAGAAAACTGTTAAACGCGTTTACGGTGGTGTTCTCTGTCACAAATGCGTTAAAGAAAGGTATACCTTAACCCTTTGATTTCTATAGAATTgtttcgtttttgtttataaaaatttctcattgttttatacaattttacaGGATCGTTCGCGCTTTCTTGATCGAAGAACAAAAGATCGTCGTTAAAGTAATGAAAGCACAAGCGAAATCGAAAAAAGCAGAGAAATAATCGTTTGctttttgataattaaataaaatatatttaaaatcaaGAAGGggttcaattattttttataaccATGAGATCATGTATATGAACTTTTTTGTACTGTTACTCTTTATTCATCATTCATTTATATCAGTGTTGTACAATTTAATATGATTGTTCAGAAACTtctgtataaataattatatttgtaaacAATACTGGTTTATGCATTTTCAGTTTGCAACGTAAAACTAAAAgatctgtttaaattattattgtaagATGCATTAATTTTCAGTCATCAGTATGTCTTTGTTCAACATTTGAAACAGGAGCCTTATACCTCGTTCCGATCTCTGTAATATGTCCCTTGCATAATTATTTTTAGGACGTAAGTACTTtcttctaaaataaaaataaagagttaaaatttttttatttaaagatcATTAGAAAGGTCTCACTGAGACTAGCTCAAAACCGTTGCGTTTGTATGCCTAAGTGATCGGAGTCAAAAGTTACAgaggtttcaatttttctataaaaagtATGGTATATTTTAGCTTTGGGGTCCTTGATACCCCAGATGATATCAGGTTGGTGTGCAGAGAGCGGGACCAGTACTTCGGGGTCCCGGGTACCCCAGATGACATCAGGTTGGTATAAAGAGAGCGGCACCGGTACtgcggggtccctgacaccccggatGAAATCAGGCATTCAGCCATTTTAAAAGCAGTTTGGTGTTTATCTGTAGTCAATAGTTTAGGCATTTATTCATTCAGTAAATGTAGGATCAGTGAAATTTTGAACTCGACAGAACTTACGATAAATAGAAGCTtacaaaaggatataaagttCTTAGATTttaaacataattaatacTTTGAAATAAATGGCTACCTTAGAGGATAAATCTATCTGGGAAGATGTGGAGGTATTAAATACAAGTCAATTTCTTATAGGTTAAAATCGAATGACAagcataaaataattacaatatcactaataacaatataatggGAATATCTCTCTTTATAGGAGGCTCTGGGTGAGGATGTTTTAAGAATGTCTACTGATGAAATTGTGTCTCGTACACGTTTATTAgacaatgaaattaaaataatgaaaagtgAAGTAATGAGAATCTCTCATGAACTTCAAGCACAAAATGATAAGATCAAGGAAAATACAGAAAAGattaaagtaaataaaacTTTACCTTATTTAGTATCCAATGTTATAGAGCTGTTAGATGTTGATCCCCAAGATATGGGAGAAGAAGATGGTGCAGTTGTTGATTTAGATGCgcaaagaaaaggaaagtgTGCAGTTATTAAAACCTCTACTCGACAGACATACTTCCTACCTGTAATTGGATTAGTTGATGCAGAAGCATTAAAGCCAGGTGATTTGGTAGGTGTCAATAAGGACAGTTATCTTGTTCTTGAAACATTACCTGCTGAATATGATGCAAGAGTGAAGGCTATGGAGGTAGATGAAAGACCTACAGAACAGTATTCAGATATTGGTGGATTGGACAAACAAATCCAGGAATTAATAGAGGCTGTTGTTTTACCTATGACCCACAAAGAGAAGTTTGAGAATCTTGGTATTCAACCCCCTAAAGGTGTCCTCTTGTATGGACCACCAGGAACTGGCAAAACATTATTGGCTAGAGCTTGTGCTGCTCAAACGAAATCCACATTTTTAAAACTAGCAGGTCCACAACTTGTTCAAATGTTTATTGGAGATGGTGCAAAATTAGTCAGAGATGCGTTTTCACTTGCTAAAGAGAAAGCACCTGCAATTATTTTCATCGATGAATTAGATGCAATTGGTACAAAAAGATTTGATTCTGAGAAAGCTGGTGACAGGGAAGTACAACGTACTATGTTAGAATTGTTGAATCAATTAGATGGGTTTAGTTCTACTGCTGATATCAAAGTAATAGCAGCTACAAACAGAGTAGACATATTAGATCCGGCCTTGCTTAGGTCAGGTCGTTTGGATAGGAAAATTGAATTCCCTCATCCAAATGAGGAAGCCAGAGCGCGTATTATGCAAATTCATTCGCGAAAAATGAATATGTCACCGGATGTTAATTTTGAAGAACTGTCGAGATCTACTGACGATTTCAATGGCGCTCAATGTAAAGCCGTTTGTGTGGAAGCGGTACATAATACTATTACATTTCAGAATTGCAATTTGATCGAAATATTCGTAATTAATTtctcctatttttttttttatagggTATGATAGCGTTAAGGCGTAACGCAACTGCAGTTACGCATGAAGATTTAATGGAAGCTATAAACGAAGTTCAAGCGAAGAAGAAAGCAAATCTTAATTACTATGCCTAAGGTTCTTTAttcaatgatttatttattaagatATATATTCTATACTAAATACAAGTAGAGACTGTAATGATAACAAACAAAATTgagttttaataaaaagctaatattgtttataaaatacGTAACTCAACCTTAAAAAGTAATTGATCTGAATATTACTTT from Osmia bicornis bicornis chromosome 10, iOsmBic2.1, whole genome shotgun sequence encodes:
- the LOC114871223 gene encoding 60S ribosomal protein L34-like, with protein sequence MVQRLTYRRRLSYNTKSNRRRVVRTPGGKLVYQYLKKPKKIPRCGQCKDKLRGIQPARPMERSRMCRRKKTVKRVYGGVLCHKCVKERIVRAFLIEEQKIVVKVMKAQAKSKKAEK
- the LOC114871221 gene encoding 26S proteasome regulatory subunit 6A-B, with amino-acid sequence MATLEDKSIWEDVEEALGEDVLRMSTDEIVSRTRLLDNEIKIMKSEVMRISHELQAQNDKIKENTEKIKVNKTLPYLVSNVIELLDVDPQDMGEEDGAVVDLDAQRKGKCAVIKTSTRQTYFLPVIGLVDAEALKPGDLVGVNKDSYLVLETLPAEYDARVKAMEVDERPTEQYSDIGGLDKQIQELIEAVVLPMTHKEKFENLGIQPPKGVLLYGPPGTGKTLLARACAAQTKSTFLKLAGPQLVQMFIGDGAKLVRDAFSLAKEKAPAIIFIDELDAIGTKRFDSEKAGDREVQRTMLELLNQLDGFSSTADIKVIAATNRVDILDPALLRSGRLDRKIEFPHPNEEARARIMQIHSRKMNMSPDVNFEELSRSTDDFNGAQCKAVCVEAGMIALRRNATAVTHEDLMEAINEVQAKKKANLNYYA